The region GATAACACGCCTTGCACAGATGGCTCGTGCAGTCGGAATTCACCTCGTGCTCGCGACTCAGCGTCCATCGGTCGATGTGATTACCGGGCTTATAAAGGCGAATTTCCCCGCTCGCCTCGCATTCCAGGTTGCGACAAGAATAGACTCCCGGACCATACTTGACGGCAATGGTGCTGAGAAGCTGCTTGGGCATGGTGATCTGCTCTTCCTGGAGCCGGGCCAGCCGGAACCGGTGCGAATCCATGGTGCCTATGTATCATCTCTGGAGACTACCGCGCTCATGGAGCATATGAAAGAGCAGCAGGTCGAGATTCCGAAACTCAACAACTTTACAGAAGAGACTTCCGCTCAGAGGCAGGCTGATCTTGGCACTGACCCGCTTCTGAAGGAGGCTGCCGAACTGGTCGTTCGCCACAAGCAGGGCTCTGTTTCGTTGCTGCAACGACGGCTTGGAATCGGCTACCAGCGCGCCGCACGACTGATAGATCAGCTCGAAGAGAAGAAGATTGTGGGCGTATATGACGGATCGAAGGCGAGAGAAGTCCTGGTCGACGAGCTGTATCTTGGCACATTGCTGAAGAATGATTGAGCAAAGCACGCTCTTTTTTTGTATAATACGACAGTATGAAAACGATACCACGTACAGGAATTCTGCTTTTGTTGTTCCTGCTGATAATGTCGGGGCAGTCATCGGTCAATGCTGATAACTCTGCCACGATTCTCAAGAGTCTGCAGGAGAGATTCGAGAATTTGATCGACATGGAGATCAGCTTCAAGCAGGAGGTGAATTCGGGTGTCTTCTCTTCGGTCGAGCGCACTTCGGGAAAGATGTATCTTGCGAAGGGGGATAAGTTCCTGATCCAGACGGAAGATCAGACGATTTCGTCCGATGGAAAGCTGCTTTGGGTATATTCGAAGGAAAACAAGCAGGTAACGATCGACAAGGTCTCCAACGTGCGCGACCTCGTTCGTCCCAGTGACTATTTGTTCTCATTCAGAGAATCATATTCACCCTCACTTCTACCCGACACTACTCTTGGCAAAATCGCATGCCGCGTCGTTGAGCTGGTGTGCAACGAGAAAGACGAGTTCATCCAGAAAATGACGCTATTCATCGGCGGAGATGATCGGCTGACCCGCCGCGCGGTGTACGTCGACATCAACGGCAATGTCGTCACAATAGACTTCTCCGATCTCAAGGTAGACAATGGTCTCCCCGAGAACATGTTCGAGTTCAAGACGCCCAAAGGCGTTGAAGAAATTCGCATACCGTGAGCCCACAATGAACCCCAAGGTGTTTATCAGGAATCTCGGCTGTCCAAAGAACGAAGTCGATGGAAATGTTATGGCTGCATATCTGAAACGCTTAGGATGCGAGTTGGTTTCAACTCCATCACGCGCCGACGTTCTTGTCGTGAATACCTGCGGATTTATCCGGCAGGCAAAGGAGGAGTCGATTGACGAGATACTCGATCTCTCACGGTACAAGTCCATCGGCAGACCTAAGAAGCTCATCGTCACCGGCTGTCTGGTGCAGCGATACAGGGAGGAGCTGGCCGCGGGGATACCGGAAATCGACCACTTCCTTGGGATCGGGGATCTGAGAAATATCGCGAATGTGATCGTATCTGAAAATGGCAAGCGCACGTATACCGGCGTGATCACGAAGCGGTATCAGGTTCACGATGTGCAGCAACTGCAGCAACCGAGGAGCTACGCGTACATCAAGATATCGGATGGTTGTGACAATATGTGCAGTTACTGCGCGATTCCGTCGATACGTGGCCGCTTTCGGAGCAGACCGATCGCGGATATCATCAGCGAAGCTGAATATCACATTTCAAACAGGGTCAGAGAGTTGATCCTGATCGGTCAGGAGACTACTCGTTACGGCAAGGACACCTACGGACGGGCAGCCCTGCCGACTCTGCTGAGTCGATTGCTCGAAATGAACACGAGAACCCTGTTCAGGATTATGTATGCTCATCCGAATAGCGTTACGGATGATCTGATACAGGTCATGGCATCAAGTCCACAGATAATTCCGTATCTTGATCTGCCATTGCAGCATATTTCAGATCGCATGCTGAAACTTATGAATCGGAAAGTCACATCAGCTCATATCAGGGATCTCATTGATAGACTTCGCAGTACGGTCCCGAATATCACGCTGAGGACTACTTATTTGATAGGACATCCGGGCGAATCCTCGGCTGACTTCGAAAAACTGTTGCGTTTTCAGGAAGAGTTTGATATCGAACGGGTGGGTGTTTTCGGATATTCTCCTGAAGAGGGGACGCAGGCTTATGGACGGAGTGGACGAGTCAGGGAGAACACTAT is a window of Candidatus Zixiibacteriota bacterium DNA encoding:
- a CDS encoding outer membrane lipoprotein carrier protein LolA; translation: MKTIPRTGILLLLFLLIMSGQSSVNADNSATILKSLQERFENLIDMEISFKQEVNSGVFSSVERTSGKMYLAKGDKFLIQTEDQTISSDGKLLWVYSKENKQVTIDKVSNVRDLVRPSDYLFSFRESYSPSLLPDTTLGKIACRVVELVCNEKDEFIQKMTLFIGGDDRLTRRAVYVDINGNVVTIDFSDLKVDNGLPENMFEFKTPKGVEEIRIP
- the rimO gene encoding 30S ribosomal protein S12 methylthiotransferase RimO is translated as MNPKVFIRNLGCPKNEVDGNVMAAYLKRLGCELVSTPSRADVLVVNTCGFIRQAKEESIDEILDLSRYKSIGRPKKLIVTGCLVQRYREELAAGIPEIDHFLGIGDLRNIANVIVSENGKRTYTGVITKRYQVHDVQQLQQPRSYAYIKISDGCDNMCSYCAIPSIRGRFRSRPIADIISEAEYHISNRVRELILIGQETTRYGKDTYGRAALPTLLSRLLEMNTRTLFRIMYAHPNSVTDDLIQVMASSPQIIPYLDLPLQHISDRMLKLMNRKVTSAHIRDLIDRLRSTVPNITLRTTYLIGHPGESSADFEKLLRFQEEFDIERVGVFGYSPEEGTQAYGRSGRVRENTISRRVDSLMILVQEQSLDRNNALMGSTQNVIIDGPASNGTVWGRLLSQAPEIDGNVLLDGSFRRGSIIKARVTRAEAYDLYAAAD